In the genome of Paenibacillus pabuli, one region contains:
- a CDS encoding SDR family NAD(P)-dependent oxidoreductase has translation MDMGLYGKTALVTGSTKGIGKAIAIELAKEGVNVLINGRNDAEVERTVHEMKSDFPATSPQKATADLVDIGQREGLFEKYPQIDILVNNMGIYEIMQYEDISDEVWEKYFRTNVLAANALSKFYMPKMLKNEYGRIIFIASEEAVMPSGQMPQYCMTKSMLLSLSKSLSKLTIGTEVTVNTIMPGPTLSENVQQIIESIYPDESMTFLEKEKDFMQKNLPQSEIQRFIKPVEIGRLAAFVCSPCASAFKGSPIRMDGGMVPTIF, from the coding sequence ATGGATATGGGTTTATACGGTAAAACAGCTTTGGTTACAGGATCGACAAAGGGGATCGGGAAAGCCATTGCGATTGAACTTGCCAAAGAAGGGGTTAATGTGCTCATTAATGGACGGAATGATGCAGAGGTTGAGCGCACGGTTCATGAAATGAAGTCCGATTTCCCTGCCACCTCACCTCAAAAAGCTACAGCTGATCTGGTGGATATAGGTCAAAGAGAAGGTTTATTTGAAAAATACCCCCAAATTGATATTCTCGTGAACAACATGGGGATTTATGAAATCATGCAATATGAAGATATCAGCGATGAGGTATGGGAGAAATACTTCCGTACGAATGTGCTCGCTGCAAATGCTTTGTCCAAATTTTATATGCCTAAAATGTTGAAAAATGAGTATGGCCGCATTATTTTTATTGCGAGTGAAGAAGCCGTCATGCCTTCAGGACAAATGCCTCAGTATTGCATGACCAAATCCATGTTATTATCGTTGTCCAAAAGTTTATCGAAATTAACGATAGGAACAGAAGTTACCGTCAATACAATTATGCCAGGACCAACCCTCTCTGAAAATGTGCAACAAATCATTGAGAGCATCTACCCTGATGAATCGATGACTTTTTTAGAAAAAGAGAAGGATTTTATGCAGAAAAACCTGCCTCAATCCGAGATACAGCGATTTATCAAGCCTGTTGAAATAGGCAGATTGGCCGCATTTGTATGCAGTCCGTGTGCATCAGCATTCAAAGGTTCTCCAATCCGAATGGATGGGGGAATGGTGCCAACCATCTTCTAA
- a CDS encoding epoxide hydrolase family protein, translating into MKPFKIAIPEQQLHDLSNRLKQVRWPSRFAGEPWALGTDYSFLKRLVDYWSSEYNWREQEARLNRFPQYIENVDSFDIHFVHVRGEGASSKPLLLTHGWPGSFVEMLEVIPYLTTPSLYGGQAADAFDVIIPSLPGFGFSSKPAQPGVGSKYVATLWAKLMDRLGYNRYFVQGGDIGAGVSTWLAFIYPERVRGLHLNYIPGSYKPPLTQNTPLMSIEERAYLDSVAEWSEREGAYSALHRTKPEPLAFALSDSPTGLASWMVEKFQGWSDCKGEMERSFSLDHILTNISIYWFTNSIASSMRMYTEGGKIPLHFTEGQRVTVPTGVSVFPKELPMPPQSWVERVYHVTYWEEADKGGHFAAMEQPKLFAEHLHHFFHSIN; encoded by the coding sequence ATGAAACCGTTCAAGATCGCTATACCAGAGCAACAGTTACACGATCTATCCAACCGATTGAAACAGGTTCGATGGCCCTCGAGATTCGCTGGAGAACCATGGGCTTTGGGGACAGATTATTCCTTTTTGAAGCGATTAGTGGATTACTGGAGTTCAGAGTATAACTGGCGTGAACAAGAAGCGAGGCTGAATCGTTTCCCGCAATATATTGAGAATGTGGATAGTTTCGATATCCATTTCGTTCATGTTCGAGGTGAAGGCGCTTCATCAAAACCGTTGCTGCTGACTCATGGTTGGCCAGGATCATTTGTTGAGATGTTAGAAGTGATCCCTTATCTAACAACCCCATCATTATATGGTGGACAGGCTGCAGACGCATTTGATGTGATTATTCCTTCTTTGCCAGGGTTCGGATTTTCGAGTAAACCCGCTCAGCCTGGTGTAGGTTCCAAATATGTAGCTACACTTTGGGCAAAACTGATGGACCGCTTGGGATATAACCGTTATTTTGTTCAGGGAGGGGATATTGGAGCAGGAGTATCAACGTGGTTAGCGTTCATCTATCCTGAGCGGGTGAGGGGGCTTCATCTCAATTATATTCCTGGAAGCTATAAGCCACCACTTACTCAGAATACACCTTTGATGAGCATAGAAGAGCGTGCATACCTTGACTCCGTAGCGGAATGGTCGGAACGAGAAGGGGCTTATAGCGCTCTTCATAGAACCAAGCCGGAACCGTTGGCTTTTGCACTAAGTGATTCCCCGACTGGTCTTGCCAGCTGGATGGTGGAGAAATTTCAGGGTTGGAGTGACTGTAAAGGAGAAATGGAGCGTTCATTTTCACTGGATCATATCCTCACGAATATCTCGATATACTGGTTTACCAACTCGATTGCATCTTCCATGCGTATGTATACCGAAGGCGGCAAAATCCCACTGCATTTCACGGAAGGCCAGCGTGTTACTGTCCCAACAGGGGTTTCCGTGTTTCCGAAGGAATTGCCCATGCCTCCCCAAAGCTGGGTAGAGCGTGTATATCATGTTACGTACTGGGAGGAAGCGGATAAAGGGGGACATTTCGCAGCGATGGAACAGCCCAAATTATTTGCTGAACATCTTCATCATTTTTTTCATTCCATTAATTAA
- a CDS encoding helix-turn-helix transcriptional regulator: MSRDQTKKDASTSTRKAIINLLKHQGGMDVVALSSQFALSGMAIRQHLNALNEEGLVTFEEEARPMGRPTKLWRLTPAADRFFPSGYSELSVSLINSMKEAFGNEGLDKLLSVRNKNMQEQYLQYIGDASGVKERLEKLAEIRTNEGYMAEVKDQGDGSLLFIEKHCPICEAAAVCTGLCKNELRLFKTVLGDQVHIERGEYILAGGRNCIYTVRENNS; this comes from the coding sequence ATGAGCCGGGATCAAACGAAAAAGGATGCCTCAACCAGTACCCGAAAAGCAATCATTAACCTGCTTAAGCATCAAGGTGGAATGGATGTAGTGGCGCTCTCCTCCCAATTTGCGTTATCTGGAATGGCTATCAGGCAGCACTTAAATGCATTGAATGAAGAAGGATTGGTTACTTTCGAAGAAGAGGCTCGTCCCATGGGTCGCCCAACCAAGCTATGGAGATTAACCCCCGCTGCTGATCGTTTTTTCCCTAGTGGATATTCGGAATTATCCGTCAGTCTAATCAATTCCATGAAAGAAGCTTTCGGAAATGAAGGGCTGGACAAGCTGCTCAGTGTGCGGAATAAGAACATGCAAGAGCAGTATCTACAGTATATTGGTGACGCTTCAGGTGTGAAGGAAAGGCTGGAGAAACTGGCTGAAATCCGAACGAATGAAGGTTATATGGCCGAGGTCAAGGATCAAGGCGATGGCAGCCTCTTATTTATAGAAAAGCATTGTCCGATCTGTGAAGCTGCGGCGGTATGTACCGGGTTATGTAAGAATGAATTACGTTTATTCAAAACGGTTCTTGGAGATCAAGTTCATATTGAGCGGGGAGAGTATATTTTGGCAGGAGGAAGAAACTGCATATATACCGTTAGGGAAAATAATTCGTAA
- a CDS encoding LysE family transporter: protein MNIVAFLTYVIVTSITPGPSNILMMNEARKFGFIGSWRFNGGILAGFGLLGIISGVFTTSLYHWLPVAGPYFKWAGAAYMLYLAWILIGNKSSEKDFKDVQSSFFSGLVLQLINVKSILFFLTVMSAFILPSLPSDGGLVLYLGLSILLGWLSLLVWSGFGSMFKTFLTVHDKPFRLLMCLLLIYSAMRIFI from the coding sequence ATGAATATTGTAGCATTTCTAACGTATGTAATCGTGACCTCCATCACGCCTGGACCAAGCAACATCTTGATGATGAATGAGGCACGGAAATTTGGATTTATTGGATCATGGAGATTTAATGGCGGTATTTTGGCAGGCTTTGGCTTATTGGGAATCATAAGTGGTGTGTTTACCACAAGCCTCTATCATTGGCTGCCTGTTGCGGGCCCATATTTTAAATGGGCTGGAGCAGCGTATATGCTCTATCTGGCGTGGATTTTGATTGGCAATAAAAGCTCGGAAAAGGATTTCAAGGATGTGCAATCGTCATTCTTCTCCGGTCTTGTGCTCCAGCTTATCAATGTCAAAAGCATTTTGTTTTTTCTAACGGTGATGAGTGCTTTTATTTTACCGTCTTTACCTTCTGACGGGGGCCTTGTACTTTATTTGGGTTTATCGATTCTTCTGGGGTGGTTGTCGTTGCTTGTATGGTCGGGATTTGGCTCCATGTTCAAAACGTTTCTTACTGTCCATGACAAGCCATTTCGATTGCTGATGTGTTTGTTATTGATATACTCAGCGATGCGCATATTTATTTAA
- a CDS encoding AraC family transcriptional regulator, with product MRANTSERIKFPAGFWTGLHQLGIAAHDVARKAQLPLTIINEPAVTTAQYFAIWQAYSDLVGDTAEAIIKLATVFETGKYPPSVLATYHARDYRGALHRMARYKQLCPPESLYITEEGDDCSIELEWLTNEQQGPPLLVGVTLAFLLELGRRGTGQSLTARLVEFSHTMGDVRTLETYFGCPIRIGATCNRLTLHRKDLDRPFLSYNEELLEILTPVLDRSLEKQQGSRSVTEMVKWIMKRSLTGGRPDIQIVAKELGMSDRTLQRRLTEENTNFKHLLTQARHEQARAYLADPALDIKEVAFLLGYEDQNSFYRAFRSWEGDTPTNWRMAYLDTDSLSEGQPESSTFH from the coding sequence ATGAGAGCCAATACCTCTGAGCGCATTAAATTCCCGGCAGGGTTTTGGACAGGCTTGCATCAATTAGGGATTGCCGCCCATGATGTAGCTCGCAAGGCACAACTGCCGCTCACGATTATAAATGAACCAGCTGTCACGACCGCTCAATATTTTGCGATCTGGCAGGCATATTCCGATCTCGTCGGTGACACTGCCGAAGCAATCATCAAGCTTGCAACCGTCTTTGAAACAGGGAAATACCCGCCAAGTGTCTTAGCGACTTACCACGCACGTGACTACCGTGGTGCACTTCATCGAATGGCTCGTTACAAACAGCTTTGTCCACCTGAAAGCTTGTATATTACAGAGGAGGGCGATGACTGTTCCATCGAACTGGAATGGTTGACTAATGAGCAACAAGGTCCGCCATTGCTGGTTGGTGTCACTCTGGCATTTCTTCTCGAACTTGGTCGCCGGGGAACGGGTCAATCTTTGACTGCGCGGCTTGTCGAATTTTCGCACACCATGGGCGATGTTCGCACCCTTGAGACTTATTTTGGCTGCCCGATTCGGATTGGTGCAACATGTAACCGGCTCACCTTACATCGTAAAGATTTGGACCGTCCGTTTCTTTCGTATAACGAAGAATTACTGGAGATCCTTACTCCCGTACTGGATCGCTCACTGGAGAAACAGCAGGGCAGTCGCTCCGTTACAGAGATGGTCAAATGGATTATGAAGCGCAGTCTCACAGGAGGGCGCCCCGACATTCAGATCGTAGCCAAGGAATTAGGTATGAGCGATCGGACCTTGCAGCGCCGGCTTACAGAGGAGAATACAAACTTTAAGCATCTATTGACGCAAGCCAGACATGAGCAGGCACGAGCCTACTTGGCAGACCCTGCGCTGGATATTAAGGAAGTGGCTTTCTTGCTTGGATATGAAGACCAAAACTCGTTTTACCGCGCCTTCCGCTCATGGGAAGGGGATACGCCAACGAATTGGCGCATGGCATATTTAGATACGGATTCGCTATCCGAAGGACAGCCAGAATCATCAACTTTTCATTAA
- a CDS encoding LysR family transcriptional regulator produces the protein MEIRQLVTFQTIVEIGSYTGAAAQLGYTQSTITAHIQSLEEEIGGELFTYEKRQLKLTHLGRELIPLAEDLLATHDQIKSIRSDQEIKGILRVAAPESLTISRLSPIIKEYSSKYPQVKFILTNGTCEQNQVDLLSGRVDVALMVYPELHPEKCIHYELTEEKIVLVCSNDGPEHFDEYKLEDNPPFFITNEEGCSYRTMFERYLVKHDIPPFQTMELWSIEAIKQTVMSGLGFSFLPYMTVKDDVERGKLKMVSHSEKFDPIYSHMLIKKKKWLSPAVKAFSELVINSIQVTENEVDLIR, from the coding sequence ATGGAAATCAGACAGCTTGTAACATTTCAGACGATTGTCGAGATTGGAAGCTATACCGGGGCTGCAGCCCAATTGGGCTACACACAATCCACGATCACGGCTCATATACAGTCCCTTGAAGAAGAGATTGGCGGGGAGCTTTTCACATACGAAAAAAGACAATTGAAGCTTACTCATCTGGGAAGGGAATTAATACCGCTGGCAGAAGATTTGCTGGCAACCCATGACCAGATTAAAAGCATACGAAGCGACCAGGAAATTAAAGGTATATTAAGGGTAGCTGCACCAGAGTCTTTAACCATTTCCAGATTAAGTCCGATCATTAAGGAATATTCTTCGAAATATCCTCAAGTTAAATTCATCCTAACCAACGGTACTTGTGAGCAAAACCAGGTTGATTTACTAAGTGGACGTGTGGATGTGGCATTGATGGTGTATCCGGAGCTGCATCCGGAAAAATGCATCCATTACGAGCTGACTGAGGAAAAAATAGTACTGGTATGCAGCAATGACGGCCCGGAACATTTTGATGAATATAAACTGGAGGACAATCCCCCCTTTTTTATCACCAACGAAGAAGGGTGCAGTTATCGAACCATGTTTGAAAGATATCTTGTAAAACATGATATTCCTCCGTTTCAAACGATGGAGTTATGGAGTATTGAGGCCATCAAACAAACCGTTATGAGTGGACTCGGTTTTTCTTTTTTGCCTTACATGACTGTTAAAGACGACGTGGAACGAGGGAAACTTAAGATGGTGAGTCATTCCGAAAAGTTTGACCCCATTTACTCCCATATGCTGATTAAAAAGAAAAAATGGTTATCTCCAGCTGTTAAAGCTTTTAGTGAGCTTGTTATAAATTCAATCCAAGTAACAGAGAACGAAGTGGATTTGATTCGTTAA